From the genome of Roseivivax sp. THAF197b:
GGATCGCGAGACCACCGTTCAGCGCCATAGCCCCGAGCGGCATCGGCACGTAGACGAAGGGCAGCATAGCCCCCATGACCACGAAATTCCCGAGCATCGGATAGAGCAAAAGAACCGCGCTGCGCTCGTCCTGGCCGATCTTGCGCGAGATGAGCGAGGACAGCGCCGACCCGAAGGCCGCGGCCAGCGCCGCCAGATGCGCCAGTGACAAGTCGCTGGTGCCCGGCCGCAGGACGACCAGAACGCCCACCATGCCTGCAATGACCGCCATCCAGCGCCTGAGGCGCACGCGCTCTCCCAGGATCGGGATCGACAGGATGGTGATGAACAGCGGGGCCGCGAAGATGATCGCGTAGACCTGCGCCAGCGGCAATGTCGAGAAGGCGTAGAAGGCGGATCCGCCGGTGATGACGGCCGACAGCGTGCGCAGCGCCACCCACCAGGGATGCAGCGGGCGCAAATGGCCGGGCGTTGCATCGCGGATCAGCATGAGCGCCACGAGCGGGAAACCGAAGAGAACGCCGAAGAACAGGATCTGGATCGGGCTGTAGTCGACGCCCAGCGCCTTCACGACGACGTCATGCGTGGCAAAGACAGCGAATCCCAGCAGCCCGAAAAGCGCGCCGGTCACGTTCGGTCCCATGCTCCCGATCCTTCATCCTGGCGCGCGTGAGGTCACGCACAGGCCTAACGCCGGGAGGCGCGGGATGGCAAGGCATGGCTGCCATCCCGAATTGGCATGGCGTCAGAGCGACGCGTCGAGCTTGGCGATGATCGCGTCGCCCATATCGGCGGTCGAGACGGGCTGCACGCCTTCCTCGCCCAGAAGATCGGCAGTGCGCAGACCGTCGGCCAGAACCGCTTCGACCGCACGCTCAAGCCGTTCGGCCTCCGCGCCCTGATCGAAGGAATAGCGCAGCGCCATGGCAAAGCTCAGGATGCAGGCGATGGGGTTCGCCTTGCCCTGACCCGCAATATCGGGCGCGGAGCCGTGCACGGGCTCGTAAAGCGCCTTGGGTCGGCCATTGGACATCGGCGCGCCCAGCGAGGCCGAGGGCAACATGCCGAGCGATCCGGTCAGCATCGCCGCGAGATCGGACAGGAGGTCGCCAAAGAGGTTGTCGGTCACGATCACGTCGAACTGCTTGGGCCAGCGTGTGAGCTGCATCGCGCCTGCATCGGCATACATATGCGTCAGCTCGACCTCGGGGTAATCCTGCGCGACCCGCGTGGCCACCTCGCGCCACAGGATGCCCGACTCCATGACGTTGGCCTTCTCCATGGAGCAGAGCTTCTTGCCGCGCTTCATGGCCAGGTCGAACGCCGCGCGCACGACGCGGTCGATCTCGCTTTCGGTGTAGCGCTGGGTGTTGATGCCCACCCGCTCATTGCCTTCCTCGAAGATGCCGCGCGGTTCGCCGAAATAGACGCCCGAGGTCAGCTCGCGCACGATCATGATGTCGAGGCCAGAGACCACATCGCGCTTCAGCGATGAGAAATCCGCCAGCGCGTCGAAGCATTGCGCCGGGCGCAGGTTGGCGAAAAGGTCCATCTCCTTGCGCAGGCGCAGCAGGCCGCGCTCGGGCTTCACCGAGAAGTCGAGGTCGTCGTATTTCGGGCCACCCACGGCGCCAAGCAGGACCGCGTCCACTTCCTGCGCCTTGGCCATCGTGTCGTCATGCAGGGGCGTGCCGTGGGCATCATAGGCGCAGCCACCGACCAGATCCTCGCTGACGTCGAACGGCAT
Proteins encoded in this window:
- the leuB gene encoding 3-isopropylmalate dehydrogenase → MTTPSLLILPGDGIGPEVMAEVRKVIDWLGAKRDMPFDVSEDLVGGCAYDAHGTPLHDDTMAKAQEVDAVLLGAVGGPKYDDLDFSVKPERGLLRLRKEMDLFANLRPAQCFDALADFSSLKRDVVSGLDIMIVRELTSGVYFGEPRGIFEEGNERVGINTQRYTESEIDRVVRAAFDLAMKRGKKLCSMEKANVMESGILWREVATRVAQDYPEVELTHMYADAGAMQLTRWPKQFDVIVTDNLFGDLLSDLAAMLTGSLGMLPSASLGAPMSNGRPKALYEPVHGSAPDIAGQGKANPIACILSFAMALRYSFDQGAEAERLERAVEAVLADGLRTADLLGEEGVQPVSTADMGDAIIAKLDASL
- a CDS encoding DMT family transporter — encoded protein: MGPNVTGALFGLLGFAVFATHDVVVKALGVDYSPIQILFFGVLFGFPLVALMLIRDATPGHLRPLHPWWVALRTLSAVITGGSAFYAFSTLPLAQVYAIIFAAPLFITILSIPILGERVRLRRWMAVIAGMVGVLVVLRPGTSDLSLAHLAALAAAFGSALSSLISRKIGQDERSAVLLLYPMLGNFVVMGAMLPFVYVPMPLGAMALNGGLAILGFVAAALMIEAYRRGEAVIVAPMQYSQILWAAIFGTLLFGETLDRPTLLGAGIIIASGLYIVVREGRTSASVYRPVSRTRTRFDPGTSPRIDTLLRLARIRPPNGS